One part of the Luteolibacter flavescens genome encodes these proteins:
- a CDS encoding phosphoenolpyruvate hydrolase family protein, giving the protein MPNPWTGKGNPYSRTEVLERLHDTLSKGLPIIAAGAGTGISAKFIEKGGADLIIIYNSGRFRMAGHGSTAGLMAYGDANAVAMEIGEYEVLPIVEETPVICGVHATDPRRRMWHWLGKVKDMGFSGVNNFPTHCIIDGKFRQILEETGMSVKKEFEMVALARRMDLFSIVYVDAPEEAKAMAEAGADVIIAHVGTTVGGSVGVVDATMSLEEAAKRTQGIIDAGRSVRDDILYLSHGGPINTPEDAAYINEHTDAVGFVGASSLERMAVEQSLTDLTREFKAIPVKRKH; this is encoded by the coding sequence ATGCCAAACCCTTGGACCGGAAAAGGAAATCCCTACTCGCGCACGGAAGTGCTGGAGCGCCTGCACGACACGCTTTCGAAAGGCCTTCCCATCATCGCCGCCGGCGCGGGCACGGGCATCAGTGCGAAATTCATCGAGAAGGGCGGAGCCGATCTCATCATCATCTACAATAGCGGCCGCTTCCGCATGGCCGGCCACGGCTCCACCGCCGGCCTCATGGCCTACGGCGATGCGAATGCCGTGGCGATGGAGATCGGCGAGTACGAGGTGCTCCCCATCGTCGAGGAGACCCCCGTCATCTGCGGTGTCCACGCCACCGATCCGCGACGCCGGATGTGGCACTGGCTCGGCAAGGTGAAAGACATGGGCTTCTCCGGGGTGAACAATTTCCCGACCCACTGCATCATCGACGGCAAGTTCCGCCAGATCCTGGAAGAGACCGGGATGAGCGTGAAGAAGGAGTTCGAAATGGTGGCGCTCGCCCGCCGCATGGATCTCTTCAGCATCGTGTATGTCGATGCGCCGGAGGAGGCGAAGGCGATGGCGGAAGCCGGGGCGGACGTGATCATCGCCCACGTGGGCACCACCGTCGGCGGGTCCGTCGGCGTGGTGGATGCCACCATGAGCCTGGAGGAAGCGGCCAAGCGCACCCAGGGAATCATCGATGCCGGGCGCTCGGTGCGCGACGATATCCTCTACCTCAGCCACGGCGGACCGATCAATACGCCGGAGGACGCCGCCTACATCAACGAGCACACGGATGCCGTCGGCTTCGTCGGTGCGTCGTCGCTGGAGCGCATGGCAGTCGAACAATCGCTCACGGACTTGACCCGCGAGTTCAAGGCGATTCCTGTGAAGCGCAAACACTAG
- a CDS encoding Tm-1-like ATP-binding domain-containing protein, protein MATIAVLGALDTKGEEHAFVANLIRRRGHDVLLIDTGSGGPPVVKPDITREEVAAAGKIDLAALSARQDRGECVVAMSKAAPKMVEKLFRDGRIEGIISLGGGGGTAIGTAAMRALPLGFPKVMVSTLASGNMAPYLGTKDIVMFPSIADVAGLNRVSRVIFSRAAGAICGMVDAEIATSDAKPLIVASMFGNTTACVTEAKRILEDEGYEVLVFAATGAGGQAMEALIGSGMVAGVLDITTTEWADELVGGVLTAGPERLDAAGEANVPCVITPGCLDMVNFGVKESVPKRFTGRTFYIHNPQVTLMRTTPEECAELGAIIAEKVNVFAAPSAVMIPKKAISVISAPGQPFHDPAADRALFAALKRDARVPVLEYDMEINDPQFARACAEKLLELMRAVDME, encoded by the coding sequence ATGGCCACCATCGCAGTCCTCGGCGCTCTCGATACCAAAGGAGAGGAGCACGCCTTCGTCGCAAATCTCATCCGTCGGCGCGGGCATGATGTCCTCCTCATCGACACGGGTAGCGGCGGGCCTCCGGTGGTGAAGCCGGACATCACCCGCGAGGAGGTGGCTGCCGCCGGGAAGATCGACCTGGCGGCGCTCTCCGCCCGGCAGGACCGCGGCGAGTGCGTCGTCGCGATGTCGAAGGCGGCGCCGAAGATGGTGGAGAAGCTTTTCCGCGACGGCCGCATCGAGGGGATCATCTCGCTCGGCGGCGGCGGTGGCACTGCCATCGGCACCGCGGCCATGCGGGCGCTGCCGCTCGGCTTTCCGAAGGTGATGGTGTCCACCCTCGCCAGCGGAAATATGGCACCGTATCTCGGGACGAAGGACATCGTGATGTTCCCGAGCATCGCCGACGTGGCGGGGCTGAACCGAGTGTCGCGCGTGATTTTCTCCCGCGCTGCCGGGGCCATCTGCGGGATGGTGGACGCCGAGATCGCGACGTCCGATGCGAAGCCGCTGATCGTGGCGAGCATGTTTGGGAATACGACCGCCTGCGTCACCGAGGCGAAGCGCATCTTGGAGGACGAGGGCTATGAGGTCCTCGTCTTCGCCGCCACCGGGGCGGGCGGGCAGGCGATGGAGGCACTCATCGGCAGCGGCATGGTGGCCGGCGTGCTGGACATCACGACCACGGAGTGGGCGGATGAATTGGTCGGCGGCGTGCTCACGGCGGGTCCCGAGCGGCTGGACGCCGCGGGCGAGGCGAACGTGCCCTGCGTGATCACCCCGGGCTGCCTCGACATGGTGAATTTCGGCGTGAAGGAGAGCGTGCCGAAGCGCTTCACCGGGCGGACCTTTTACATCCACAATCCGCAGGTCACGCTGATGCGCACCACGCCGGAGGAGTGCGCGGAGCTGGGTGCGATCATCGCGGAGAAGGTGAATGTCTTCGCCGCCCCGAGCGCGGTGATGATCCCGAAAAAGGCGATCAGCGTGATCAGCGCCCCGGGCCAGCCCTTCCATGATCCGGCTGCGGACCGTGCGCTCTTCGCCGCGCTGAAGCGCGATGCCCGGGTGCCGGTGCTGGAGTACGACATGGAGATCAATGACCCGCAGTTCGCTCGCGCCTGTGCGGAGAAGCTGCTGGAGCTGATGCGCGCGGTGGACATGGAGTAG
- a CDS encoding DUF2891 domain-containing protein: MGMRRVHRWRAFRLSECPVGSFAPRVCRNFLLSFAAILAGSASFAKESPMTIDQAEGFAKLALAGIDREFPNKTGHVTTGTDDLKTPREMHPVFYGHFDWHSSVHGHWMLVRLLKQFPYAPFADEVGNTLQRRFSVVGLALEAEYFRKSENKSFERMYGWAWALRLAVELRSWDDPRGREWAKNLEPLEKEIVGLAKGYLPKLDWPVRCGFHPESSFPLGQMLDYARAVGDSELEKLLIEKSKQFYMGDRDYPVTYEPSGNDFFSPGLNVADLMRRVLPPAEFATWLEKYLPGLAEGKAGNLLTPVKVSDPTDGHLIHLAGLNLNRAWTMQGIASVLPEGDPRKKVLLDAADKHTKDGLELVASGHYEGDHWLASFAVYLLSETGR; encoded by the coding sequence ATGGGGATGAGAAGAGTTCATCGGTGGCGGGCGTTCCGCCTTTCCGAGTGTCCGGTCGGGAGCTTTGCTCCTCGGGTGTGCCGGAACTTCCTTCTGTCGTTTGCTGCCATCCTTGCCGGATCTGCCTCCTTCGCCAAAGAATCGCCCATGACGATTGATCAGGCGGAGGGCTTCGCAAAACTGGCTCTGGCGGGCATCGACCGTGAGTTCCCCAATAAGACCGGCCACGTGACGACCGGGACGGACGACCTGAAGACGCCACGCGAAATGCACCCGGTCTTCTACGGGCATTTCGATTGGCATTCTTCGGTTCACGGTCACTGGATGTTGGTGCGGTTACTTAAGCAATTCCCGTACGCGCCATTCGCAGACGAGGTTGGGAATACCTTACAACGTCGGTTTTCTGTAGTGGGATTAGCGCTGGAGGCAGAATATTTCAGAAAGAGTGAAAACAAGAGCTTCGAGCGCATGTATGGCTGGGCTTGGGCGCTCCGCCTCGCCGTGGAACTACGTAGCTGGGATGATCCACGTGGTCGGGAGTGGGCGAAGAACCTGGAACCTCTTGAAAAAGAGATCGTTGGCTTGGCAAAGGGCTACCTGCCAAAGCTCGATTGGCCGGTGCGTTGCGGCTTCCATCCCGAGTCTTCCTTCCCGCTCGGACAGATGCTCGACTACGCGCGTGCAGTAGGGGATTCGGAGTTAGAAAAATTGCTGATCGAGAAGAGCAAGCAGTTCTACATGGGAGATCGCGACTACCCGGTGACCTACGAGCCTTCCGGGAATGACTTCTTCTCGCCGGGTCTGAATGTGGCGGACCTCATGCGCCGTGTCCTGCCGCCCGCGGAATTCGCCACATGGCTTGAGAAGTATCTTCCCGGCCTCGCCGAGGGGAAGGCAGGCAACCTCCTCACCCCGGTTAAGGTCAGCGATCCAACCGACGGCCATCTCATCCACCTCGCCGGGCTCAATCTGAATCGCGCGTGGACCATGCAGGGCATCGCCTCCGTGCTGCCCGAGGGCGATCCGCGGAAGAAGGTCCTGCTCGATGCCGCGGATAAGCACACCAAGGACGGCCTTGAGCTGGTCGCCAGCGGCCACTACGAGGGCGATCACTGGCTCGCGTCCTTCGCCGTGTATCTGCTGAGCGAGACCGGTCGCTGA